The Vibrio gallaecicus genome contains a region encoding:
- the recF gene encoding DNA replication/repair protein RecF (All proteins in this family for which functions are known are DNA-binding proteins that assist the filamentation of RecA onto DNA for the initiation of recombination or recombinational repair.), which translates to MPLSRLIVKQFRNIEACDVELSSGFNFLIGPNGSGKTSVLEAIYLLGHGRSFKSSLTGRIIQNDCSELFVHGRFMTSDQFELPIGINKQRDGTTEVKISGQSGQKLAQLAQVLPLQLIHTEGFDLLTDGPKNRRAYIDWGVFHSEPAFYEAWGRVKRLNKQRNALLKTATGYRELSYWDQELARLAENISQWRSDYIEQLKNIAQEICATFLPEYDIQMNYYRGWDKDTPYAEILEKNFERDQQLGYTFSGPNKADLKIKVNGTPVEDVLSRGQLKLMVCALRVAQGQHLTEMTGKQCIYLIDDFASELDSQRRARLADCFKKTGAQVFVSSITAEQIADMHEENSKMFHVEHGKIEQG; encoded by the coding sequence ATGCCGTTATCGCGCTTAATCGTAAAGCAGTTTAGAAATATTGAAGCCTGTGACGTTGAACTGTCATCAGGCTTTAACTTTCTTATAGGCCCTAACGGAAGTGGAAAAACCAGTGTCCTTGAAGCGATCTATTTGCTCGGACATGGTCGTTCTTTCAAGAGCTCGTTAACTGGACGCATCATTCAAAATGATTGTAGCGAGTTGTTCGTACATGGTCGTTTTATGACATCGGATCAATTTGAGCTACCAATAGGCATTAATAAGCAGCGTGATGGTACGACAGAGGTTAAAATAAGCGGTCAATCTGGGCAAAAACTCGCTCAATTAGCCCAAGTATTACCTTTGCAATTGATTCATACCGAAGGGTTTGATTTACTAACCGACGGTCCGAAAAACCGCCGTGCTTATATTGATTGGGGTGTTTTTCATAGTGAACCTGCTTTTTACGAAGCGTGGGGTCGAGTAAAGCGTCTAAACAAACAACGTAATGCGTTATTGAAAACGGCGACTGGCTACAGAGAGCTTAGTTACTGGGATCAAGAGTTAGCACGTTTAGCTGAAAATATTAGCCAGTGGCGATCAGATTACATCGAGCAACTTAAGAATATCGCTCAAGAAATTTGTGCGACCTTTCTGCCTGAATACGACATTCAGATGAACTACTATCGAGGCTGGGATAAAGATACGCCCTATGCCGAAATATTAGAGAAGAATTTTGAAAGAGATCAGCAACTTGGTTACACGTTTAGTGGACCAAATAAAGCGGATTTAAAGATTAAAGTGAATGGTACACCTGTTGAAGATGTACTTTCACGAGGTCAGTTGAAGTTAATGGTGTGTGCATTGCGTGTCGCGCAAGGTCAACATTTAACAGAAATGACTGGTAAGCAGTGCATCTATTTGATAGATGACTTCGCTTCCGAATTAGATAGCCAACGTCGCGCCCGTTTAGCGGATTGCTTTAAAAAGACGGGGGCTCAAGTTTTTGTAAGCTCTATTACTGCTGAGCAGATTGCAGACATGCATGAAGAAAACAGCAAGATGTTTCATGTGGAACATGGCAAAATAGAGCAAGGATAA